A window of Desulfomonilia bacterium genomic DNA:
CTCGATTTCCGCCACTAAGACGGCGTACCAATGGCCCAGGAGATCCTTCTTGATGGTGCAAGTCTTGATCTTTCCTTCGACTTCCCGATGCTTAAATATCCTGATGGTTCCGATCTTTGCAAAGAGTTAGCTTTGAGCCTTCCATCTTGTATCCTGTCTCGGAGTCTGGATATGTGAAGGACTTATACCAACCCCTGCCCTTGAATCTGGGATATCCTGGGTTTTCTCCGGCCTTGACTCGCCGGAAGAATGCTTTGAAGGACTTATCCAGCCTGCGAAGGACATCCTGAAGACAGTGGGCATATATCCCGAGGAAATTGCCGTTCTTTCGCTCGACAGTGAGCATAGCAGCCTGATCTTCGTATGATCTGCTAATGCCTTCAGTCTCATAGGCGTTCTTTCTGTCTGCTAATGCCGTATTATACAGGTGCCTGCAAGTTTCGAGAGTAAGGTCTAATTGGGCCTCTTGTAGCCTATTAGGGTACATCCTGAACTTGTAGGCGGTCTTCATCTGGATTTCTGCTCCTCGATATACTTCTTGATGGTCTCTGCTGTCA
This region includes:
- a CDS encoding transposase, yielding MKTAYKFRMYPNRLQEAQLDLTLETCRHLYNTALADRKNAYETEGISRSYEDQAAMLTVERKNGNFLGIYAHCLQDVLRRLDKSFKAFFRRVKAGENPGYPRFKGRGWYKSFTYPDSETGYKMEGSKLTLCKDRNHQDI